In Chroicocephalus ridibundus chromosome 4, bChrRid1.1, whole genome shotgun sequence, one genomic interval encodes:
- the NID2 gene encoding nidogen-2, whose amino-acid sequence MRLAVMVVAAAVVAVGTALPRRGLLPHGPARGDARLRPGDDESSPGLPLRRALRLYGRAARRLYVGTNGVISTQDFPRETQYVDDDFPTDFPVIAPFLADLDTSGDRGNIYYRQDDSPAVLGQAAGYIQAGFPRTAGSFVPTNAFIATWEDVGAYQELSQDTEPSKKLNTFQAVIAYNDEDTYAIFLYPDGGLQFLGTRPKESYNVQLELPARVGFSWGDGDDPKRDALFHSLASSEQALRQLERESNAGVPGVWVFHVGSVAPLEHVEPGGGGEPIPRVLQSPVHRATAPRHADHASPELPARQGSGVTPSHPHHPPRAPALPGVVPKGLPASPGREQSRRLYPAGDSGAWQSYSANPSSYSSGHHGVGVEEDVHFNPDGFTYSAASRETCARHHGTCSPHAFCTDYAAGFCCHCRATYYGNGRQCLPEGAVHRLNGKVSGSLTVGRASVRFQDVDLHAYIVGSDGRTYTAISGVPQPAARALLPLLPVGGLFAWLFALEEPGSENGFSITGAEFTQSLEVTFYPGEEKVHITQMAEGLGPDNYLSLKTHIQGQVPFLPENVTVHIAPYKELYHYSSSAVMSSAHREYVLAAGTANHTLSYRLHQNITLAGCPHARLPARQRLSVTRAFALYDGHEHVLRYALAARVGSVPDDVENPPVNPCHDNTHACEATARCQPGVGMEYTCECPAGYRGDGRGCRDVDECAEGLSQCGPFTLCLNVPGSYRCECRSGYRPAEDGQACVPSDPCEDGRNPCAPGDRARCLPRAGGRPACECLPGYSGDGIHCADVDECAENPCHPAATCYNTPGSFSCRCQPGYEGDGFQCAYGSTQRLTPCQHQQLYPRAVPPGPSPVGDGHVPQCDEEGRYRPLQCHGSTGHCWCVDAAGQEIAGTRTAPGSTPPRCGNPEAIQRLTPCEHERLYPRAVPPGPSPVGDGHVPQCDEEGRYRPLQCHGSTGHCWCVDAAGQEIAGTRTAPGSTPPRCGNPEPTERPHTMCERWRQSLLEHYGGSPRRDQYVPQCEAGGEFTPLQCHGDSGYCWCVDEGGREIQGTRSEPGSTPPCLPSVAPPSVRPSPRPDVSPPATGTFLLYAQGQQIGYLPLNGTRLQKEAAKTLLSLHGSIVVGIDYDCREKTIYWTDVAGRTISRASLEPGSEPETIINSGLISPEGLAVDHLRRAIFWTDSGLDKIERARLDGSERRVLFDTELVNPRAITVDPVRGNLYWTDWNREAPKIETSTVNGANRRVLVNKDIGLPNGLTFDPFSKLLCWADAGTKHLECTFPDGAGRRVIQNNLNYPFSIISYANHFYHTDWRRDGVIAIDKETGSFTDEYLPEQRSHLYGITAVYPYCPGARK is encoded by the exons ATGCGGCTGGCGGTgatggtggtggcggcggcggtggtggcggtggggacagccctgccccgccgggggctgctgccgcacggcccggcccgcggcgatgcccggctgcggcccggcGACGACGAGAGCTCGCCCGGGCTACCGCTCCGCCGGGCCCTGCGCCTCtacggccgcgccgcccgccgcctctAC gtggggaCCAACGGGGTCATCTCCACCCAGGATTTCCCCAGGGAGACCCAGTACGTGGATGACGATTTCCCCACAGACTTCCCCGTCATCGCTCCCTTCCTGGCCGACCTGGACACCTCCGGTGACAGAGGGAACATCTACTACCGGCAAGACGACTCTCCGGCCGTGCTGGGCCAGGCAGCGGGCTACATCCAGGCTGGGTTCCCCCGCACCGCCGGCTCCTTTGTGCCCACCAATGCATTCATCGCCACCTGGGAGGACGTGGGTGCCTACCAGGAGCTCTCGCAGGACACCGAGCCCTCCAAGAAG CTCAACACCTTCCAGGCGGTCATAGCCTACAACGATGAGGACACCTACGCCATCTTCCTCTACCCCGACGGCGGCCTCCAGTTCCTGGGGACGCGACCCAAGGAGTCCTACAACGTCCAGCTGGAGCTGCCGGCCAGGGTGGGCTTCAGCTGGGGGGACGGCGATGACCCGAAGAGGGACGCGCTCTTCCACAGCCTGGCCAGCAGCGAGCAGGCTCTGAGGCAGCTGGAGcg ggAGAGCAACGCGGGGGTACCCGGCGTGTGGGTCTTCCACGTGGGCAGCGTGGCCCCCCTGGAGCACGTggagccggggggcggcggggaaccCATCCCCCGTGTGCTGCAGAGCCCCGTGCATCGCGCCACCGCCCCCCGCCATGCCGACCACGCGTCCCCGGAGCTGCCGGCGCGCCAGGGCTCAGGGGTCACGCCATCGCATCCCCACcacccgccccgcgccccggcgctgccgggcgTTGTCCCCAAGGGGCTGCCGGCGTCCCCAGGGCGGGAGCAGAGCCGCCGGCTGTACCCCGCCGGGGACAGCGGAGCCTGGCAGAGCTACTCTGCCAACCCCTCTTCCTACAGCTCCGGCCATCACGGCGTGGGCGTGGAGGAGGACGTGCATTTTAACCCCGACG GGTTCACCTACAGCGCGGCCAGCAGGGAGACGTGCGCCCGGCACCACGGGACCTGCTCCCCGCATGCCTTCTGCACCGACTACGCCGCCGGCTTCTGCTGCCACTGCCGGGCCACCTACTACGGCAACGGGCGGCAGTGCCTGCCCGAAG gggccGTGCATCGCCTCAACGGGAAGGTGAGCGGGAGCCTGACGGTGGGACGGGCGTCCGTCCGCTTCCAGGACGTGGATCTTCACGCCTACATCGTGGGCAGTGACGGCCGAACCTACACGGCCATCAGCGGGGTGCCCCAGCCCGCTGCCcgtgccctcctgcccctcctgcccgTCGGAGGGCTCTTCGCCTGGCTCTTCGCCCTGGAGGAGCCCGGCTCCGAGAACGGCTTCAGCATCACAG GCGCTGAATTCACCCAGAGCCTGGAGGTGACCTTCTACCCCGGGGAGGAGAAGGTCCACATCACTCAGATGGCCGAGGGCCTGGGGCCGGACAATTACTTAAGCCTTAAGACCCACATCCAGGGCCAGGTGCCGTTTCTCCCGGAGAACGTCACCGTCCACATCGCTCCCTACAAGGAGCTCTACCACTACTCCAGCTCAG CCGTGATGTCCTCTGCTCACCGGGAGTACGTCCTGGCCGCCGGGACGGCCAACCACACCTTGTCCTACCGCCTGCACCAGAACATCACCTTGGCCGGCTGCCCGCAtgcccgcctgcccgcccggCAGCGGCTCAGCGTGACACGTGCCTTTGCCCTCTACGATGGCCACGAGCACGTCCTGCGCTATGCCCTGGCCGCCCGTGTCGGCTCGGTGCCAG ACGATGTCGAGAATCCCCCGGTGAACCCGTGCCACGATAACACACACGCCTGCGAGGCGACGGCACGCTGCCAGCCCGGTGTGGGGATGGAGTACACATGCGAGTGCCCGGCCGGGTACCGCGGAGACGGCCGGGGCTGCCGAG ACGTGGACGAGTGCGCGGAGGGCCTGAGCCAGTGCGGCCCCTTCACCCTCTGCCTGAACGTGCCGGGCAGCTACCGGTGCGAGTGCCGCAGCGGGTACCGGCCGGCGGAGGATGGGCAGGCGTGTGTGC cgaGCGACCCCTGCGAGGATGGGAGGAACCCCTGCGCGCCTGGGGACCGGGCGCGCTGCCTGCCCCGCGCCGGGGGACGCCCTGCCTGCGAGTGTCTCCCCGGGTACAGCGGCGACGGCATCCACTGCGCCG ACGTGGACGAGTGCGCCGAAAACCCGTGTCACCCGGCTGCCACCTGCTACAACACGCCAGGCTCCTTCTCCTGCCGGTGCCAGCCCGGCTACGAGGGCGATGGCTTCCAGTGCGCATACG GGAGCACGCAGCGGCTGACGccctgccagcaccagcagctctacCCGCGGGCGGTGCCGCCGGGACCCTCGCCTGTGGGTGACGGGCACGTGCCCCAGTGCGACGAGGAGGGTCGGTACCGGCCCCTGCAGTGCCACGGCAGCACCGGGCACTGCTGGTGCGTGGACGCCGCGGGGCAGGAGATCGCCGGCACGCGGACGGCGCCGGGCAGCACGCCGCCGCGCTGTGGGAACCCAG AGGCCATCCAGCGGCTGACCCCCTGTGAACACGAGCGGCTCTACCCGCGGGCGGTGCCACCGGGACCCTCGCCTGTGGGTGACGGGCACGTGCCCCAGTGCGACGAGGAGGGTCGGTACCGGCCCCTGCAGTGCCACGGCAGCACCGGGCACTGCTGGTGCGTGGATGCTGCGGGGCAGGAGATCGCCGGCACACGGACGGCGCCGGGCAGCACGCCGCCACGCTGCGGGAACCCAG AGCCCACGGAGCGGCCCCACACCATGTGCGAGCGCTGGCGGCAGAGCTTGCTGGAGCACTacggcggcagcccccgccgcgaCCAGTACGTGCCGCAGTGCGAGGCGGGGGGAGAGTTCACCCCGCTGCAGTGCCACGGGGACAGCGGGTACTGCTGGTGCGTGGACGAGGGCGGCAGGGAGATCCAGGGCACGCGCTCGGAGCCTGGCAGCACCCCGCCGT GTCTCCCTAGCGTCGCGCCGCCCAGCGTCCGACCCTCACCCCGGCCCGATGTGTCACCACCGGCCACGGGGACCTTTCTGCTCTACGCTCAAGGACAGCAGATCGGCTACCTCCCGCTCAACGGCACGCGGCTGCAGAAGGAGGCGGCGAAGACCCTGCTCTCCCTGCAT GGCTCCATCGTGGTGGGGATCGACTATGACTGCCGGGAGAAGACAATCTATTGGACCGATGTGGCCGGACGGACCATAAGCCGGGCGAGTCTGGAGCCAGGCTCTGAGCCAGAGACCATTATCAACTCGG GTCTCATCAGCCCCGAGGGGCTAGCAGTGGACCACCTGCGCCGAGCCATATTCTGGACCGATAGTGGCTTGGATAAGATTGAGCGAGCCCGGCTGGATGGCTCTGAGCGACGGGTGCTCTTCGATACGGAGCTCGTCAACCCCCGGGCCATCACGGTGGACCCCGTCCGAGG CAACCTTTACTGGACGGACTGGAATCGTGAAGCACCCAAAATTGAAACTTCCACTGTCAACGGAGCCAACAGGAGGGTCCTGGTGAACAAGGACATCGGTTTGCCCAATGGCCTGACCTTCGACCCCTTCTCCAAGCTCCTCTGTTGGGCAGACGCAG gaacgAAGCACCTGGAGTGCACATTCCCCGACGGCGCGGGCCGGCGTGTCATACAGAACAACCTCAACTACCCCTTCAGCATCATCAGTTACGCCAATCACTTCTACCACACCGACTGGAGACG GGATGGTGTGATAGCCATCGATAAAGAAACCGGCTCCTTTACCGATGAGTATCTTCCGGAGCAGCGATCACATCTCTACGGAATAACCGCAGTTTATCCCTACTGCCCTGGAG CAAGGAAATAG